TCTTTCAAGGATCAAGTATTCAAATCTCCGAATCCTATATGTCTACATATGAGctagtaaacaaaaaaaattcacataTTCTAAATGTGAGAAATATTTTACCCATCACTCAGCTCTTTTTAGGCTTCAAAGATTTCACACAGCGGAGATGCCATTCTCATGTTTTGTATGCGGGAAATGTTTTTTAACTAAATCAGATTTTATTATACATCAAAGAACTCACACAAACAAGAAGCCGttctcctgttctgaatgtggaaaatgttttggaacTAAATCAGAACTTATggcacatcagagaactcacacaggagaaaagccgttctcctgttctgaatgtgggaaatgttttggaaCTAAATCGGTCCTTGTTAGACataagagaactcacacaggagagaagccattctcctgttctgaatgtggCAAATGTTTTGGAACTAAATCAGGACTTATGGTACATcaaagaactcacacaggagagaagccgttctcctgttctgaatgtggaaaatgttttggaacTAAATCAGACCTTATTTCACAtttgagaactcacacaggagagaagccgttctcatgttctgaatgtgggaaatgttttagccagCATTCACAACGTGTtaaacatcagagaactcacacaggagagaagccgttctcatgttctgaatgtgggaaatgttttgcctTTAAATCAAACCTTGCTAGACATAAGAGAACTCACACATTAGAGAAGCTGttctcctgttctgaatgtgggaaatgttttggaaCTATATCAGGACTTATggcacatcagagaactcacacaggagagaagccgttctcctgttctgaatgtgTGAAATGTTTTGGAACTAAATCAGAACTTATTTCACAtttgagaactcacacaggagagaagccgttctcctgttctgaatgtgggaaaggtTTTGGAAGTAAATCAGAACTTTTTTCACATTTGAAAACTCACACGGGAGAGaagccgttctcatgttctgaatgtgggaaatgttttagccagCATTCATACCTTGTTGTACATcatagaactcacacaggagagaagccgttctcctgttctgaatgtgggaaatgttttgcctTTAAATCAAACCTTGTTAGACATAAGattactcacacaggagagaagccgtcCTGTTCTGAATGTGCGATATGTATTGTCAATAATCCAGAGCTTATTAGAAATCAGAGAACTTACACAAAATAGgaattttctttctttattttgtttctttgatATTTGAGAACTCACACAAAATAGGATTTTTCTGATGTTCTAAAGTTGTAAAATGTTATAGTTACATACTGATTTTCGTGCATAGTTAGTGAAACAAGATTACAATGACAGTTTTGCAAATACAGGTTTGTCAATAACCAAGACAAAAGTAGTAGAAAACCTCATAAGAAGTGCCTCACTTTTGTTTGTGTAGAGATAGCAAAGACACGAGTATACAATGATATGGGTATGCTACTAGCAAAGATATTGCAGTAGAGTAAATTATGCTAGGCTAGTATGCTAGACTAGTGTAGATCCACAGTCCCTAAAGTAAAGGTCAGGTACAGAGGCTCGCTCAACCCATGGCAAATAGAAACAAGAGTAGAGGCCCAGTGTAGGCACATAGGAATATGAAGCAAAATATAATAAAGTAttgagataaatatatatatatatatatatatatatatatatatatagttcactATCGCTCTCTCTAGGTATTGACTTGACTTTTACTGACAAAAAAGTCTATTTATCCCCAGTAGGAGAATAAATATGTCACTTTGCAAGCATATCTTAAAAATCCGGCCACTGCGCAAACTAAAACCATAAAAAGCCTTGCATCAAGTGGGTTATACAATGGTAATTCAAAGCCTCAATTAGTCCTACTTATACCCTTGTCACTATCCCCTGATTGTCTCTTCTGTCCCCCGATCCACTTCCCTCTCATCATCCCCATCCACTTCCCAGTGTGCAATCCAAGGGTGCCACATCCCCACATATTTTCCACGGAGGCCCCTAGAGAGGACCAGTGAAGTTCCTCCATTCCCCTCATTTCCTCCACCCGGCTTATCTATTGGGCAATGGAGGGAGGTTGAGTCTTCTGTCATAAAATGGATATCAGGGCATTTGCCTCCCCCAACAGGAACCATATGAATTTCTGGGTGCTCATGATTCTTGTGGAGTTTCGCCACCCTATCAGCACTTGTGATGGAtgtggcaaagatgcctctgccacgtgttcctggagaagcctgctggctagcctcctgcccaaggactatgggccatgtaaaaaGACTCTGTTAGTGGGGTTTCCCTCTActgttcaggaaccgaacaaaTCCACAAACTAAAGACCACCCCCACAGCTTGTTGGAACTCTGTAAataagtgtgaaaccacaagAGAAACACTGAACGAACACtgtcctgggtggccgccatttcgtatagcCGAAGGCATGTGGTTGACCGTATCCCAAATGCAGGCCGCGGTACTTGggcgtcgagtgtctggaactgatttCGGCTAGGCACTCCCACGAACACCTGTGAAGATGGAACTGCTGCCTGTTCAAGTTTCCGACAACCCATACAAACATCGTTTGGGAAATCCAAACTACCTCTGTGAATCTCCCGAACCATcaaactgatctgagtgatttttgtgagggtacttttggggtgttatagtgtagatttttctgtacctaagagatttaattatatgtttttccCAGAcagttatctctcagacacagaggatcATGTGAGAGATTACCTTGTATGTTTGTATTGGAAATCCCATGTACTGGCTTTTGCTTAAAGGCTGTGTGTAGTTCTGAATAAAACAGTCTACTccctgcattaaaggaccactatagtgccatgaaaacatactcgttttcctggcattatggTGCCCTCATCCTCAGGGTCCCCAcacgccgggctggatggagaggaaggggttaaacttgcctctttctccagcgccgggcggggagctctcctcctcctcttcggctgaatgcgcatgcgcggcaggagccgcgcgcgtattcagccagtccataggaaagcattcacaatgctttcctatggatgctggcctcttctcactgtgaaaatcacagtgagaaacgcggaagccttctagcggctgtcaatgagacagccactagagactggattaaccctaacataaacatagcagtttctctgaaactatgtttatagaaaaaagggttaaccctagatggaccaggcacccagaccacctcattaagctgaagtggtctggttgtttATAGGGGTCCTTTAAGCCTCAGCTCATGTGGGGGGAACAGCTATACTGCTCTTTTACTTGCTATGCTCTCTGCAGGAGAACtttacccactgggagctggacccaagtgtttggtccagggtgggaagaggtgatgagaccccagtcaagctgcagtggctaaggggctacagtgcttatggtgtcccaacgaagtgcttatggtacttggcGATAACTAGGAAGCgtgtttggcggaggtacccaatcTGGGTACCAGGTGGTCCGCCACAATGGGGTCATAGCAGGCATGCTTGGGAATATTCCCTTAATGACTTCTAGTACCCGTGTCCAAAATGGTCGAATCAGCAAACACTGCCACCATATGTGATATACTGTGCCTTCTTCTCTCCTGCATCTCCAGTACCTGTCGCTTACACCGGGGAAATGTGCATGTAGGAACAAGGGTGtcctgttgtcagggtacctgtggtctctacctccgaaagaggtagagacttagctgttcctccatccagacggtctgatggctcccttccccgcggtctatccggtcatgctaggccggccgcgaaggagtgactgccttttacagcatctaggcaggaagtagtcatcaggacactcccccggaacaacctgtcagtcaatggctgcaggaccaatcaggacgccttggaggcgtggttactgctctgaacagggtatttaacagagcttctttcattagctcattgccctgtcgtggttctagcttgttctagtcactcagtgcttgtgtattctattatcccttttggttttgacctggcttgtttaccttactctgcttatctctgttacccttgatttggcttgtctctcgcttacctgtcttctgttaccctcgacctcggcttgtctttgaccattctatactgtactacttacgttagtccggccattctaaggtccggtatacgtatctggctactgtttgtactctgcgtgttggatccctgtcccgatcctgacattacgacagggccaatggatcctgcaagtacaaacagtcagctggctgctcctgatcctaggtttgaagccatggatcacagaatggatcagatggcgcttgcgctacaggctctattagcttgtgccaataacccaccagaggagatacggaatacccctgtttctcctgtcggttcaggtctagaggtagccacagtgggtgcttcttctcacattacccccccagtacgctatggtggggctcctgagaagtgtcgtggttttttaaaccaaattagtatccactttgaattgcaacctcgctcttatcctacagggcaaaagtaggatttattatcaccctactcattgagaaagcactgagatgggccaacccactatgggagaacgataatccattagtttataactataacgcatttgtagctgcttttagaagaacatttgaccctccaggtagaaaggttaatgcagccagattactgttgcgcctgagacaggagaaccaaacactggtggattatgcactagagttcaggtctctggcggcagaaatcaagtggaatgagcaggcgtatatggatgtatttttgaatggcctatctgatgtaatccttgatgaggttgctaccagagaactccctgagaatttagaggatttaatttcgttcatctctcgtatagatgaacgtctaagagagagacagaacactcgagagaggaaccagagaccttcttttaggtttgctcccgctgttccaagtcctgactccacgatatctttgcttactgaacctatgcagatagggtatacccgcctctctgaggaggaaagacagcacaggagaagagagggtttgtgtatgtattgtggagccaagggtcatttactctcgaactgttctaaccgcccgggaaacgctcgcacctaagtctctctagaggacaggccttgggtgtttctattttgtcctctactcctgattataaagatcacaggcttctgctaccagtttccttaacttgggggaaggaagtagtaagggctatggcattgatagattccggtgctgctgagaattttatcgaccaagcctttgctagtaagaacaatttcccatcccagctaagggagacacctttggccgttgaggccatagatggtagaccactactagaccctgttatctttcgtgagaccatacccattaatctaaatgtgggtatcctacacgtggagaatttatctcttctgctcatttcgtctccttccgttcccatagttctggggtacccatggttgaaaaaacataaccctattatcgattgggagttaggagagatactctcgtggggccagggctgccaggatcggtgtttgtgcaaggtttctccattagctaatattaacataccggagaatcctactcagtccacagaaagacaaataccagacctttacctagacttaagggcagtgtttgacaagaagaatgccgattctttgcctccacacaggtcatttgactgtaagattaagcttctacccggcactatgcctccgaggggccatgtatatcctttgtctgttcaggaaaactcggttctagaggagtatattcgggagaatttagaaaagggattcatcaggaggtcttcttctccggccggggctgggttctttttcattaagaagaaggatggcacgctgagaccttgtatcgattaccgaggcttgaataaaataactgtcagaaatgcctatcctatcccactgattaccgagttatttgatcgtcttaagggctccaaaatcttcaccaagttagatctcagaggggcttacaatttggtgagaatccagcaaggtcacgagtggatgacggcattcaatacccggtatggccattacgaatacactgttatgccatttggactatgcaatgctcctgcagtatttcaagatttgattaatgaggtacttagggagtttcagcatgattgtgttattgtttacctggacgacatactaatacactctaaggagattgagactcaccatagacaggtcagaaaggtattacacaagctgctgcaacatggtctatattgcaaattggagaagtgcagttttgatcagtctcaggtagactttcttggatacgtgatttctggggagggttttaaaatggatcctgtaaaacttcaatctattttagactggcccttgcccaaaggactcaaggctatccaaaggtttattggtttttccaactactataggcgcttcattaaaggatactcctctatcattgcgcctattaccaatatgaccaaacaaggggctgatactaagttctggtctaaggaagctctgggtgctttcaagactctcaaggaactttttgcctcggctcccattctagttcatcctgatacgactctgcctttcttgctcgaggtcgatgcctctgagacagcagttggggctgttctgtctcaaaggttaggggtggataaaccgttacacccttgtggtttcttctctaagaaattttctgggcctgagagcagatatgacatcggggaaagggaactgttagcagtcattaaagccttaaaggagtggagacatttgttggaggggaccctacaccctattacgattttgacggaccacaaaaacttgtcctatattggggaggctaagcgcttatcctctagacaagctcgttggtccttattcctgactcacttcaattatgtactgacttacagacctggttctaaaaactctaaagccgatgcattatctcgccaatatgaaccttctactgtacctgaaccagttctttcttctatagttccgaaatgcaatatcattgctaatacgaatctcaggattcattctccattactggccgagatcattaagttgcaacatctagcacctaaacggactcctgcgggccgtcatttcgttcctcctgctcttcaactggaacttttacagtgtttacataatagcaagatggcgggacatcctggtattcgcaaaacttacgcgttgatctctaaggacttctggtggcctgctttacggagggatactgaggagttcatcgctgcatgtgaagtttgtactaaaaccaaacaaccccatacgcttccatgtggattcctgcaacccttggaggttccagaaaaaccatggtcctgtttggccatggactttattgtcgatctacccatctctaaaagacagactgttatcctcaccgtggttgacaggtttactaagatggcacacttcattcccctgcctaaactcccgtcttctcccgaattggcagagatattcgctaaggagatttttcgcctacatgggataccctctcaaattgtatcggacagaggctcccaatttgtttcccgcttttggaggtccttctgctctcaacttggtattaaattaaacttttcttctgcctatcatcctcagtctaacggagctgctgaacgtaccaaccagaaaattgaacaatatttacgatgctttgtttctgaacaccaggatgattgggtcggtttgattccttgggcggagtttgcacacaacaatctcgtttgcgattctactcattcaagccccttcttcatgaattatggttttcatccatctattcttccttcggattccccttcccagggggtgccgtcggttgatgttcatgttgccaatttgaggaagttgtgggatcaaactcgacaaatccttgtgcacaactctatgttggtcaagaaacacgctgataaacgtagaagggcggctccggtctttgttccaggtgatagggtatggctgagcacgaggaacatccgtttaaaagtgccctccatgaagttcgctcctcgttatattggaccctacagggtgctgacccgtatcaatccagttgcgtatcgtttagctcttcctaataccttacgcatcccgaactcgt
The nucleotide sequence above comes from Pelobates fuscus isolate aPelFus1 chromosome 4, aPelFus1.pri, whole genome shotgun sequence. Encoded proteins:
- the LOC134608377 gene encoding gastrula zinc finger protein XlCGF17.1-like, yielding MPFSCFVCGKCFLTKSDFIIHQRTHTNKKPFSCSECGKCFGTKSELMAHQRTHTGEKPFSCSECGKCFGTKSVLVRHKRTHTGEKPFSCSECGKCFGTKSGLMVHQRTHTGEKPFSCSECGKCFGTKSDLISHLRTHTGEKPFSCSECGKCFSQHSQRVKHQRTHTGEKPFSCSECGKCFAFKSNLARHKRTHTLEKLFSCSECGKCFGTISGLMAHQRTHTGEKPFSCSECVKCFGTKSELISHLRTHTGEKPFSCSECGKGFGSKSELFSHLKTHTGEKPFSCSECGKCFSQHSYLVVHHRTHTGEKPFSCSECGKCFAFKSNLVRHKITHTGEKPSCSECAICIVNNPELIRNQRTYTK